One genomic segment of Komagataella phaffii GS115 chromosome 4, complete sequence includes these proteins:
- a CDS encoding Putative metalloprotease — protein sequence MTNFVKQTSFAVDYCPSKITKWISSRTGLQLVYIDKPSPIISGHFAVATEIHNDSGCPHTLEHLCFLGSKNYPYKGVLDILGNLAFSQTNAWTSTDQTVYTLTTAGWDGFRSLLPIYLEHLIQPTLTEEGFVTEVYHVDGNGKEKGVVFSEMHGIQNQHWFHVWLNAQRALYPHSAYRSETGGLMENLRKLNNKDIVDYHKSYYVPENLCVIISGSIDESELLSTMTDFDNQIPLDLPKLKARPWIDSRHDIAPTETIFKTVEFPDKDESSGEVLFSWIGPIVDDTLKNVAIDIMGSYLTSGPISLLQKEFVECADPLAYAVSYYTEDYYHTNLNIELKGVPTEKLDFVAERVLSIIKSHAANVSEFDLEKINDYLQSAKWNYILSCENSSEGLTTIAISEFIYGKRDGSDLSKWTKDLYEYEILQSWSSEKWCNLLQEMLVNNKPVVMKGKPSKEMYQTIKSGNKKLLEQRKADLGAEGLKKAQDTLERAIKTNDAPIPDDILDSFSQPDPSRIKLLHTVAVSCGTNQYAPVTEENKKLHEKLSQETRLEDFPLFLQFQDIKTQFVSITVLVNTFNISNVDLKKYMEVFTNLNSLPIESENGEYLSYEDVVSGLKRDTISNHINYGIGGSFEDYLNINFIVKRENYSKAIEWIHKLMYQTKFDEDRVRVTIEKLVNSMAELKRNGSEVLDYLYNKNVFSDESLKKAKDTLYLEEFYKDLLNEIKSGGFSAINEKLELIRNQIFKLENIRVLVVADVEKLDNAVNQWNILVEGRPREEPTPVPSPSKSLSSIGTNLSNKAFIAVTPGSESTYLMFITKVPNKYSHEDVPKIALTASYLQAVEGPFWRGIRGAGLAYGTNVHQSVQMGQLVFDVYKGADGPGAIDVARKIVDDYANGSIDFEPKLIKGAVSAIVHDITENESTYFQVAQNHYINQVIMERGSDYYEQYLKKLAKVTKEDLFYCINKYFKPLFDKNSSVVFGCVHPGKAEELIAKLENEFGYDVTVEKIVPTNTSNEDGDVEMEDGDEDDEDDEDESDDESEYSSSDEEDDSD from the coding sequence ATGACCAACTTTGTCAAGCAAACATCGTTTGCCGTGGACTATTGTCCAAGCAAAATTACGAAGtggatttcttcaagaactggcCTCCAACTAGTCTACATTGACAAGCCCTCTCCTATTATTTCGGGTCATTTTGCTGTCGCTACAGAGATTCACAATGACAGTGGCTGTCCCCATACCTTGGAGCACCTGTGCTTCTTGGGATCCAAAAACTATCCTTACAAAGGAGTGCTGGATATCTTGGGTAATTTGGCTTTCTCACAGACTAATGCCTGGACAAGCACTGATCAGACTGTATATACTTTGACCACTGCTGGTTGGGATGGATTCCGTTCACTTCTACCAATTTATCTGGAACATCTCATTCAGCCCACTTTAACAGAAGAAGGTTTTGTTACTGAAGTTTATCATGTGGATGGAAATGGTAAAGAAAAGGGTGTCGTTTTCAGTGAAATGCATGGtattcaaaatcaacatTGGTTTCATGTTTGGCTGAATGCTCAAAGAGCATTGTACCCTCATTCTGCCTATAGATCTGAAACCGGAGGTCTGATGGAAAATCTTAGAAAGCTGAATAACAAGGATATAGTTGATTACCACAAAAGCTACTATGTTCCTGAGAATTTGTGCGTTATCATTAGCGGATCTATCGATGAATCTGAATTGTTATCCACAATGACCGACTTTGATAATCAAATACCCCTAGACTTACCAAAATTAAAGGCTAGACCATGGATAGATTCAAGGCACGATATTGCGCCAACTGAGACTATTTTCAAAACTGTGGAGTTTCCTGACAAAGACGAATCTAGTGGGgaagttttgttttcttggattgGTCCCATTGTTGACGATACTCTGAAGAATGTTGCCATTGATATTATGGGTTCGTATCTCACTTCTGGTCCTATCTCTCTACTACAAAAGGAGTTTGTGGAGTGCGCCGATCCTTTAGCATACGCTGTATCATATTACACCGAAGATTACTACCACACTAATTTGAACATTGAGTTGAAAGGTGTTCCAACTGAGAAACTAGACTTTGTTGCAGAGCGCGTATTGTCAATCATAAAGTCGCACGCTGCAAATGTCTCAGAGtttgatttggagaaaattAACGACTACTTGCAAAGTGCTAAATGGAATTACATTTTGTCTTGTGAGAATAGCTCTGAGGGTTTGACCACCATTGCAATTAGTGAGTTTATTTATGGTAAGCGTGATGGTTCAGACTTATCTAAGTGGACTAAAGATTTGTATGAGTACGAAATTTTGCAATCATGGTCCAGTGAAAAATGGTGTAACCTGCTGCAAGAAATGCTGGTAAACAACAAGCCCGTTGTTATGAAAGGGAAACCATCGAAGGAGATGTACCAGACTATAAAGTCTGGCAACAAAAAATTATTGGAGCAGAGAAAAGCTGACCTTGGAGCTGAAGGGTTAAAAAAGGCACAAGATACACTTGAGCGTGCTATCAAAACGAATGATGCACCTATACCTGATGATATTTTGGACTCGTTTTCACAACCGGACCCTTCTCGTATCAAGTTGTTGCACACAGTTGCAGTCTCTTGTGGAACGAATCAATATGCTCCAGTTACCGAAGAGAACAAGAAATTGcatgaaaaattatctCAAGAAACAAGACTGGAAGATTTTCctctgtttcttcaatttcaagataTTAAAACTCAATTTGTTAGCATTACGGTGCTTGTAAACACTTTTAACATTAGCAATGTTGATTTAAAGAAGTACATGGAGGTTTTCACGAATCTTAATTCATTGCCAATCGAATCGGAGAACGGAGAGTATCTATCCTATGAGGATGTGGTATCTGGATTAAAACGAGACACAATTAGTAACCACATAAACTACGGTATCGGTGGCTCTTTTGAGGATTATCTGAATATTAACTTTATTGTGAAACGCGAGAATTACAGTAAGGCCATAGAATGGATTCACAAATTGATGTACCAAACCaagtttgatgaggatCGTGTTAGAGTTACTATAGAGAAACTCGTCAATTCCATGGCAGAActaaaaagaaatggatCTGAGGTATTGGATTACCTGTACAACAAGAATGTGTTCAGCgatgaatctttgaaaaaggctAAGGATACACTATATTTAGAAGAATTTTACAAGGACCTGTTAAATGAAATCAAATCTGGAGGATTTTCTGCgatcaatgaaaagttggaattaatcagaaatcaaatttttaAGTTAGAGAATATTCGTGTCTTGGTTGttgctgatgttgaaaaattagaCAATGCTGTCAACCAATGGAATATTCTGGTTGAAGGTAGACCACGTGAAGAACCAACACCGGttccttctccttcaaaatcaCTTTCAAGCATTGGGACTAATTTATCTAATAAGGCATTTATCGCTGTTACTCCAGGATCAGAATCCACGTATCTGATGTTTATTACAAAAGTGCCCAATAAGTATTCGCATGAGGATGTGCCAAAAATTGCTTTGACAGCTTCTTATCTTCAAGCTGTGGAGGGTCCATTTTGGAGAGGTATCAGAGGAGCAGGTCTGGCTTATGGAACCAACGTCCATCAATCAGTTCAGATGGGTCAACTAGTTTTTGATGTATACAAAGGAGCCGATGGACCAGGGGCTATTGATGTTGcaagaaaaattgttgatgACTATGCCAATGGGTCAATAGATTTTGAGCCAAAACTAATCAAAGGTGCTGTCAGTGCCATTGTCCATGATATTACAGAAAATGAAAGCACATACTTCCAAGTGGCTCAAAATCATTACATTAACCAAGTTATAATGGAACGAGGGTCTGACTACTATGAACagtatttgaagaagttagCCAAGGTTACAAAAGAGGATCTGTTCTATTGCATTaacaaatatttcaaaccGCTTTTCGATAAGAACTCCAGTGTTGTTTTCGGTTGTGTTCATCCTGGAAAAGCTGAGGAACTGATAGCCAAACTAGAGAATGAATTTGGATATGACGTGACTGTCGAAAAGATTGTACCTACGAACACAAGTAATGAAGATGGTGACGTTGAAATGGAGGAtggtgatgaagatgatgaagatgatgaagacgagTCTGACGATGAATCTGAGTATTCGTCATCAGACGAAGAGGACGATTCAGATTAA
- a CDS encoding Single-stranded DNA endonuclease, cleaves single-stranded DNA during nucleotide excision repair, with protein MGVHQLWNVLGPTARPVRLEALSRKKLAVDASIWIYQFLKAVRDKEGRAFASSHIVGFFKRICKLLFFGIEPVFVFDGGAPILKRKTIAKRRERREGKRETVEQAAKRLLATQLQNKADSLTSKRKTKKDDTPFESYLEDNDYLNPAPKPSKAKSEEPKSFRKEDEYHLQQLDAFEYSAEDKRMMINFNAHQQAADIEELIDSIDLDSIDPSSEEFLALPLAVQYIILSHLRLRSRLRMGYTKNQLNTLFPNGMDFSKFQIQQVQKRNYFTQKLMNVSGMDATNPEQITRRIAGDVDKSYSLQKNDQGWTLALAKDGSSASNPIQLDDYGNVIKTEQTTAIKHEEEEDEDEEFPEEGWDEVPLDKVNNLPLLKPQEDLPRKSFMDPSIHGGQSAFTHEELYTRDVEQQSKTESLESDDEEYNQALVQSLYEMAKKNKQTKVKETSVTSQDDLDLRKAVEESKDDYFALRNKERELMFKKNSTDENMILIDKPVSETEVAEKNLPEIKFGKSFLFKGNNKPSEQVEVLQKDIIAEKNNSKEEMLEEERKEERESEFVVASPISSDDDIDLDQEVKQKAQPLPSWFDNKVDQVSNQVPFNEDRVVDPNDDEKAGLIPFREIENMESEDNSSPEAKEAEVVDLESPAQYDDEPVKENISIEEGNAVENKPNNLPASPNEKDEVIDQPIENNLKPANADNKLLDYYFSESEEERLADQMMEEEDQHEQFASDLQKQYGYTTSNTTVPIYDSKMKEQHKKDQRDSDEVTQGMIDDIQDMLTRFGIPYITAPMEAEAQCAELLKLKLVDGIITDDSDCFLFGGERIYKNMFNEKQYVECYFLEEIQRDLGLTRNKMIEIALLVGSDYTEGIKGIGIVTAMEILSEFDPQKEGNSTPKNMLGSGSLINFRNWWMDYQNGVPAPSNESEIRTKLKRKFKGKLFLDFGFPDPQVFEGYLRPEVDSDDTKFQWGTPDLDQLRRFLMATVGWDQKKVDEVLVPVIRDMNKKKQTTLGEFFPTEMLQKRRNLTMGKRLKSATDKLTKNSKKQRKG; from the coding sequence ATGGGTGTCCATCAGTTGTGGAATGTTCTGGGACCAACCGCAAGGCCTGTTAGGTTGGAGGCTTTGAGCAGGAAAAAGCTTGCCGTTGATGCGTCAATCTGGATCTATCAGTTCTTGAAGGCGGTGAGAGATAAAGAAGGACGAGCGTTTGCCAGCTCTCACATTGttggtttcttcaaaaggatTTGCAAGCTGCTGTTTTTTGGCATCGAACCAGTGTTTGTATTTGACGGTGGCGCTCCCatcttgaaaaggaaaacgATTGCCAAGCGACGAGAGCGAAGAGAgggaaaaagagaaacgGTTGAACAGGCTGCAAAGAGGTTGCTTGCAACCCAATTGCAGAATAAGGCAGATTCACTGACATCGAAGCGTaaaacaaagaaagatgataCTCCTTTTGAGTCTTATTTGGAAGACAACGATTATTTGAACCCTGCTCCAAAGCCAAGTAAGGCCAAGTCAGAGGAGCCCAAATCTTTTCGAAAGGAGGATGAGTATCACTTGCAGCAACTTGATGCCTTTGAGTATTCTGCTGAAGATAAAAGAATGATGATTAATTTCAATGCTCACCAACAAGCTGCGGATATCGAAGAGCTGATAGATAGTATTGATCTCGACAGCATTGATCCATCATCCGAAGAGTTTTTGGCTCTCCCCTTGGCAGTACAGTATATTATTTTATCTCATCTGAGATTACGGTCTAGATTGAGAATGGGTTACACTAAAAATCAACTGAACACCTTATTCCCTAACGGCATGGATTTCAGTAAATTTCAGATAcagcaagttcaaaaaagaaactattTTACCCAGAAACTTATGAATGTGTCAGGAATGGATGCTACGAATCCAGAACAGATAACTAGAAGAATTGCTGGTGATGTAGATAAAAGTTACTCTTTGCAAAAGAATGACCAAGGCTGGACCTTGGCACTTGCCAAAGACGGTTCGTCTGCGAGCAATCCAATTCAACTGGACGATTATGGTAACGTCATTAAAACTGAACAAACCACTGCCATAAAACacgaggaagaagaagacgaagacGAAGAGTTTCCTGAAGAGGGATGGGATGAGGTACCGTTAGACAAGGTGAATAATTTGCCTCTGTTGAAACCGCAGGAAGATTTACCAAGAAAATCATTTATGGACCCAAGTATTCATGGTGGGCAGTCAGCATTCACGCATGAAGAACTATATACCAGGGACGTGGAGCAGCAATCAAAGACTGAATCATTGGAGtcagatgatgaagagtaCAACCAGGCTTTGGTCCAGTCGCTTTATGAAATGgccaaaaagaacaaacaAACAAAGGTGAAGGAAACCTCGGTGACTAGTCAAGACGATTTAGATCTGAGAAAAGCAGTTGAAGAGTCTAAAGATGATTACTTTGCCTTGCGAAATAAAGAAAGGGAATTaatgttcaagaagaattcAACTGATGAAAATATGATACTGATAGATAAACCAGTTTCAGAAACTGAGGTAGCTGAAAAGAATCTTCCTGAAATTAAGTTTGGAAAGTCATTCCTTTTTAAAGGCAACAATAAACCTAGCGAACAAGTTGAAGTCCTGCAGAAGGACATTATTGCCGAGAAGAACAACAGCAAAGAGGAGATGTTAGAGGAAGAAAGGAAGGAGGAGCGGGAATCAGAGTTTGTAGTGGCATCTCCAATTTCGTCCGATGACGATATTGACCTTGATCAGGAAGTAAAACAAAAGGCCCAACCTTTACCATCTTGGTTCGATAATAAAGTTGACCAAGTTTCAAACCAAGTTCCTTTTAACGAGGACAGGGTAGTTGATCCaaacgatgatgaaaaagCTGGGCTGATTCCATTCCgtgaaattgaaaatatgGAATCTGAAGACAACTCTTCCCCAGAAGCTAAAGAAGCCGAGGTGGTTGATCTGGAAAGTCCCGCACAGTATGATGATGAGCCGGTAAAAGAGAACATATCTATAGAAGAAGGTAATGCGGTTGAAAATAAGCCAAACAATCTGCCAGCTTCACCGAATGAAAAGGACGAAGTTATTGATCAgccaattgaaaacaactTAAAACCAGCCAACGCTGACAACAAATTACTGGATTACTACTTTTCTGAATCagaggaagaaagattAGCGGACCAGATgatggaagaagaggatcAACACGAGCAATTCGCAAGCGATCTGCAGAAGCAGTATGGGTACACAACCTCCAATACAACAGTTCCCATTTatgattcaaaaatgaaagaacaaCATAAAAAAGACCAAAGAGATTCGGATGAGGTTACCCAAGGAATGATCGATGACATCCAAGACATGCTGACTAGATTTGGTATTCCTTATATCACAGCACCAATGGAGGCAGAAGCCCAATGTGCCGAATTGCTTAAATTAAAGCTAGTGGATGGGATTATTACGGATGATAGTGATTGTTTCTTGTTTGGAGGTGAAAGGATTTACAAGAACATGTTTAACGAGAAGCAATATGTCGAATGCtattttttggaagagatacAGAGAGATTTAGGTCTTACCAGAAACAAAATGATAGAAATAGCATTACTAGTGGGAAGCGATTATACAGAAGGAATCAAAGGTATTGGTATAGTGACAGCCATGGAAATTCTTTCAGAATTTGATCCCCAAAAAGAGGGAAATAGCACCCCAAAGAACATGTTAGGAAGCGGATCTCTGATCAATTTTCGTAACTGGTGGATGGATTATCAGAATGGAGTTCCTGCTCCTTCCAATGAAAGCGAAATCAGAACTAAACTAAAGAGAAAGTTTAAGGGAAAGCTTTTCTTAGATTTCGGGTTCCCCGACCCTCAAGTATTCGAAGGATACTTGAGACCTGAAGTAGACAGTGATGATACCAAATTTCAGTGGGGAACTCCTGACCTGGACCAGTTGCGACGATTTCTGATGGCAACCGTTGGGTGGGATCAGAAGAAGGTTGACGAAGTGCTGGTTCCTGTTATCAGGGACATGAATAAGAAGAAGCAAACTACTTTGGGAGAGTTTTTCCCAACAGAAATGCTTCAAAAGCGCCGTAATCTTACGATGGGAAAACGACTAAAGAGTGCTACCGACAAACTGACTAAGAACAGTAAGAAGCAAAGGAAAGGTTAG
- a CDS encoding Component of the septin ring of the mother-bud neck that is required for cytokinesis, producing the protein MTMSETSVQAKSEDEVHLPPLEGNGNVHELQDDLESLRIQKSDVQVDPKVSSGIEIEHEDLKIIRRKLTSYVGFASLPKQWHRKSMKRGFNLNLMVVGQSGLGKSTLINTLFNKELYPIENDGLETAEQLEEVSEVTIETASSDIVENGVKLHLTVVDTPGFGDCINNIDAWKPIVEEIENRFNIFLEAETRINRTTIVDNRIHALLYFIEPTGHSLTALDIQFLKRVHEKVNLIPVIAKSDTLTEEEIYGFKQRILEDIRNQHIKIFEPPQYEDLDDEESLQITKEMISKIPFAIVGSTQKVQTADGRTVRGRSYPWGVIEVDNDDHCDFIKLRQLLIRDFMEDLKEHTAKVLYENYRTEKLLKTGITQDDSVFREFDPVRRQKEERALQEAALAKLEADMESVLQKKVADKEKKLQKSEAELIARHKEMKAKFLKKLKTLEEKKKMLENTKTTPHQEPHAQPPAKTRKGFLR; encoded by the coding sequence ATGACAATGTCTGAAACTAGCGTCCAAGCAAAGTCCGAGGATGAGGTTCACCTTCCCCCACTTGAAGGAAACGGGAACGTGCACGAACTGCAAGACgatttggaaagtttgagaATCCAGAAAAGTGACGTGCAAGTTGATCCAAAGGTCAGCAGTGGtattgaaattgaacatgaggatttgaagattattCGAAGGAAACTCACCAGCTACGTTGGATTTGCCAGTCTTCCCAAACAATGGCATCGCAAGTCTATGAAGAGAGGATTCAACCTGAATTTGATGGTAGTTGGCCAATCGGGCTTGGGTAAATCTACATTGATAAATACCCTTTTTAACAAAGAGTTGTACCCCATTGAAAATGACGGATTGGAAACTGCAGAGCAATTAGAGGAAGTTTCTGAAGTTACCATTGAGACCGCTAGCTCTGATATCGTGGAAAATGGTGTCAAATTGCACCTGACAGTGGTCGACACCCCTGGTTTTGGAGACTGCATTAACAACATAGATGCGTGGAAACCAATCGTGGAGgaaattgaaaacagaTTTAACATCTTTCTGGAAGCTGAGACCAGAATCAACAGAACAACCATAGTTGATAACAGAATCCATGCGTTGTTATACTTTATTGAACCCACTGGACACTCATTGACTGCTCTGGATATACAGTTTTTGAAACGCGTCCACGAAAAGGTCAACCTTATTCCTGTCATTGCCAAGTCCGACACTTTGACCGAAGAAGAGATCTACGGGTTCAAGCAAAGAATACTCGAAGATATTAGAAACCAACatatcaaaatcttcgaaCCTCCTCAATATGAAGACCTTGACGACGAAGAAAGCTTGCAGatcaccaaagaaatgatTTCCAAGATTCCATTTGCTATTGTTGGCTCCACTCAAAAAGTACAGACCGCTGATGGCCGTACTGTCCGCGGTAGATCCTACCCCTGGGGGGTTATCGAAGTGGACAATGATGATCACTGCGACTTCATCAAACTGAGACAACTGTTGATTAGAGATTTCATGGAGGATCTCAAAGAACATACCGCAAAAGTTTTGTATGAGAACTACAGAACTGAGAAACTTCTCAAGACCGGAATTACACAGGATGACAGCGTTTTCCGCGAGTTTGATCCAGTTAGAAGACAAAAGGAAGAGCGTGCTCTGCAAGAAGCTGCATTGGCAAAGCTGGAGGCCGACATGGAGTCTGTGTTGCAGAAAAAAGTTGCTGATaaagagaagaagttaCAGAAATCTGAGGCAGAACTGATTGCAAGACACAAGGAGATGAAGgccaagtttttgaagaaactgaaaaccttggaagagaagaagaagatgttAGAGAACACCAAGACCACGCCGCACCAAGAACCACATGCCCAACCTCCTGCAAAGACCCGTAAAGGATTCTTGCGTTGA
- a CDS encoding ATPase involved in protein folding and nuclear localization signal (NLS)-directed nuclear transport, translated as MPAVGIDLGTTYSCVAHFANDRVEIIANDQGNRTTPSFVAFTDTERLIGDAAKNQAAMNPANTVFDAKRLIGRKFSDAETQADIKHFPFKVVDKGGKPNIQVEFKGETKVFTPEEISSMVLTKMKDTAEQFLGDKVNDAVVTVPAYFNDSQRQATKDAGLIAGLNVMRIINEPTAAAIAYGLDKKAEGEKNVLIFDLGGGTFDVSLLSIEDGIFEVKATAGDTHLGGEDFDNRLVNHFIAEFKRKNKKDLSSNQRALRRLRTACERAKRTLSSSAQTSIEIDSLFEGVDFYTSLTRARFEELCGDLFRSTIEPVEKVLKDAKLDKSQVNEIVLVGGSTRIPKVQKLVSDFFNGKEPNRSINPDEAVAYGAAVQAAILSGDTSSKTQDLLLLDVAPLSLGIETAGGIMTKLIPRNSTIPTKKSETFSTYADNQPGVLIQVYEGERAKTADNNLLGKFELSGIPPAPRGVPQIEVTFDMDANGILNVSAVEKGTGKAQQITITNDKGRLSKEDIEAMISEAEKYKDEDEKEAARIQARNALESYSFSLKNTLNEKEVGEKLDAADKESLTKAIDETTSWIDENQTATTEEFEAKQKELEGVANPIMTKFYQANGGAPGGAAPGGFPGAAGAGAEAPGADGPTVEEVD; from the coding sequence ATGCCAGCTGTCGGTATTGATTTAGGAACTACATACTCATGTGTGGCACATTTCGCCAATGATCGTGTTGAGATCATTGCAAATGACCAGGGTAACAGAACTACCCCATCATTCGTCGCTTTCACTGACACCGAGAGACTGATTGGTGACGCTGCTAAGAACCAAGCTGCTATGAACCCAGCCAACACCGTTTTCGACGCCAAGCGTTTGATCGGTAGAAAGTTCTCAGATGCTGAGACCCAAGCTGATATCAAGCACTTCCCATTCAAGGTCGTTGACAAGGGTGGAAAGCCAAACATTCAAGTTGAATTCAAAGGTGAGACTAAGGTCTTCACTCCAGAAGAGATCTCTTCCATGGTTTTGACCAAGATGAAGGACACTGCTGAGCAATTCCTTGGTGACAAGGTTAACGATGCCGTTGTCACTGTCCCAGCTTACTTCAACGACTCTCAGAGACAGGCCACTAAGGATGCTGGTCTCATTGCCGGTTTGAACGTTATGAGAATCATCAACGAGCCAACCGCTGCTGCCATTGCCTACGGTTTGGACAAAAAAGCTGAGGGTGAGAAGAACGTTCTGATCTTCGACTTGGGTGGAGGAACTTTCGATGTTTCTTTGCTGTCCATTGAAGACGGTATTTTCGAGGTCAAGGCTACTGCTGGTGACACTCACTTAGGTGGTGAGGACTTTGACAACAGATTGGTCAACCACTTCATCGCTGAattcaagagaaagaacaagaaggaCTTGTCTTCAAACCAAAGAGCTTTGAGAAGATTGAGAACCGCCTGTGAGCGTGCTAAGAGAactttgtcttcttctgctCAAACTTCCATCGAGATCGACTCTTTGTTTGAAGGTGTTGACTTTTACACTTCTTTGACCAGAGCCAGATTCGAGGAACTGTGTGGTGATCTATTCAGATCTACCATTGAGCCTGTGGAGAAGGTTTTGAAGGACGCTAAGTTGGACAAGTCCCAAGTCAACGAGATTGTCTTGGTTGGTGGTTCCACCAGAATTCCAAAGGTCCAAAAGTTGGTGTCTGACTTCTTCAACGGTAAGGAACCAAACAGATCTATCAACCCAGATGAGGCTGTTGCCTACGGTGCCGCTGTGCAAGCTGCTATTCTTTCCGGTGACACTTCCTCCAAGACCCAAgatttgttgctgttggACGTTGCTCCTCTGTCCCTGGGTATTGAGACTGCTGGTGGTATCATGACCAAGCTGATCCCAAGAAACTCTACCATCCCAACCAAGAAGTCCGAGACTTTCTCCACTTACGCTGACAACCAACCAGGTGTGTTGATTCAGGTATACGAGGGTGAGAGAGCCAAGACTGCCGACAACAACTTATTGGGTAAGTTCGAGCTGTCTGGTATTCCTCCAGCTCCAAGAGGTGTTCCTCAGATCGAGGTCACTTTCGACATGGATGCCAATGGTATCTTGAACGTCTCTGCCGTTGAGAAGGGTACCGGTAAGGCTCAACAGATCACTATCACCAACGACAAGGGTAGATTGTCCAAGGAAGACATTGAGGCCATGATCTCTGAGGCTGAGAAGTacaaggatgaagatgagaagGAGGCTGCCAGAATCCAAGCTAGAAACGCTCTGGAGTCTTACTCATTCTCTCTGAAGAACACCTTGAACGAGAAGGAAGTCGGTGAGAAATTGGATGCTGCCGACAAGGAGTCTTTGACCAAGGCTATTGACGAGACTACCTCATGGATCGACGAGAACCAAACTGCTACCACCGAAGAGTTCGAGGCTAAGCaaaaggaattggaggGTGTTGCTAACCCAATCATGACTAAGTTCTACCAGGCCAACGGAGGTGCCCCAGGTGGTGCTGCTCCAGGTGGCTTCCCAGGTGCTGCCGGTGCTGGTGCCGAGGCCCCAGGTGCTGACGGACCAACTGTTGAGGAAGTCGATTAG